The Akkermansia sp. N21116 genome includes a region encoding these proteins:
- a CDS encoding 4-hydroxy-3-methylbut-2-enyl diphosphate reductase, which yields MDRQPKRNSRVNVRRAEVMGIVQEKVRRHYQSALVESVRSSGNRLELGHTTFVLAPEFGFCTGVQRAIDIAYAARNVFPENRIFLIGDIIHNPEVNRQLAAMGVIRLPWKTMTDEYDELCEKDVVIVPAFGVPVPFMDFLTNKGVSIVDTTCGDVVKVWRRVKDFAAMGVTSIIHGKATHEETLATASRALGEDGRGKYIIIFTEEDTRALADYMMGHGCRDEFMKRFEGAMSPGFDPDRDLVKVGLANQTTMLKSETQSIQTMIRNAVVKRDGNDERYSVFDTICGATQDRQNSLFQLLDEKPDIMFVVGGYNSSNTTHLVDIAKESVPTFFIEAAACIRSLTEVECFDTRLHRIVESSFPEVMGNPDVPVKVGITAGASCPGNLVEETIFRVGMLRGDSFDSILTAAGMLPGQYQ from the coding sequence ATGGATCGTCAGCCGAAACGCAATTCGCGAGTGAATGTCCGCCGTGCCGAAGTGATGGGGATTGTCCAGGAGAAGGTACGCCGCCATTACCAGAGCGCCCTGGTGGAATCTGTTCGTTCTTCCGGGAACCGTTTGGAATTGGGACATACGACTTTTGTGCTGGCTCCGGAGTTCGGGTTCTGCACCGGAGTCCAACGTGCGATTGATATTGCGTATGCCGCCCGGAATGTTTTTCCCGAGAACCGTATTTTCCTGATTGGGGATATTATTCATAATCCCGAAGTGAACCGCCAGCTGGCAGCAATGGGAGTGATTCGCCTGCCTTGGAAGACGATGACCGACGAATACGATGAGCTCTGTGAAAAAGACGTAGTTATCGTTCCTGCTTTCGGGGTTCCGGTTCCGTTTATGGATTTTTTGACGAACAAGGGGGTTTCCATCGTCGATACGACCTGCGGCGACGTTGTGAAAGTGTGGCGTCGAGTGAAGGATTTTGCGGCTATGGGGGTTACTTCTATCATTCATGGCAAGGCGACTCATGAAGAAACCCTTGCTACGGCTTCGCGCGCTCTCGGCGAGGACGGACGCGGGAAATACATCATTATTTTCACCGAAGAGGATACACGCGCCCTTGCGGATTATATGATGGGGCATGGGTGCAGGGATGAATTCATGAAACGTTTTGAAGGAGCCATGTCTCCGGGATTTGATCCTGACCGCGACCTCGTCAAGGTGGGGCTGGCCAATCAGACGACCATGTTGAAGAGCGAAACCCAGTCCATCCAGACGATGATCCGCAACGCGGTGGTTAAACGCGATGGCAATGATGAACGATATTCCGTTTTCGATACGATTTGCGGGGCGACGCAAGATCGCCAGAATTCCCTGTTCCAGTTGTTGGATGAGAAACCGGACATCATGTTCGTCGTGGGTGGCTACAATAGCTCCAATACGACTCATCTGGTGGATATTGCAAAGGAATCCGTACCGACGTTTTTCATTGAAGCCGCAGCTTGCATTCGTTCCCTGACTGAAGTGGAATGTTTCGATACCAGGCTTCACCGGATTGTGGAAAGTTCCTTTCCCGAAGTGATGGGGAATCCGGATGTTCCCGTCAAGGTGGGGATTACGGCCGGAGCTTCTTGTCCGGGCAATCTCGTCGAAGAGACGATTTTCCGCGTCGGCATGCTGCGGGGGGATTCGTTTGATTCCATCCTGACCGCTGCCGGCATGCTTCCCGGTCAGTACCAGTAA
- a CDS encoding prephenate dehydrogenase/arogenate dehydrogenase family protein: MIDSIIIRTVSILGPGLLGGSLALALKKYSPGIKVHLWGRREEPLETARKLDAADLYTVDLNEAVQGSDLVVLATPVGTMRSMMEQVAAGNLEQALVTDVGSVKGCVHRDVGSWLSERNVAFIGSHPMAGSEKQGMEYADPELFCNAMVALTNEENLSSSLVSSLRLFWETVGGRVIEMDSVSHDRAVARISHMPHALASVCARGSGKDCTDMLDSLKALAAGGFRDTTRVSMGKPSMWAEILMENGEEVLAALDICAAELDCLRNLLRKGNRDALKLWLQGAGDMRRTIMHPSPDESGLE; this comes from the coding sequence GTGATAGATTCCATCATTATCCGTACCGTATCGATACTGGGCCCGGGGCTTCTGGGCGGTTCGCTGGCTCTTGCTCTGAAAAAATACAGCCCCGGCATCAAGGTGCATCTATGGGGACGCCGGGAGGAACCGCTGGAGACAGCCAGAAAACTGGATGCTGCGGATTTGTATACGGTGGATTTGAATGAGGCCGTCCAAGGTTCTGACCTGGTTGTTTTGGCAACTCCTGTGGGAACTATGCGTTCTATGATGGAGCAAGTGGCTGCCGGGAATTTGGAACAGGCACTGGTGACGGATGTCGGCTCAGTGAAGGGGTGTGTCCACCGTGATGTGGGTTCGTGGCTTTCCGAACGCAACGTGGCATTCATTGGCTCCCATCCGATGGCAGGATCGGAGAAACAGGGCATGGAATATGCGGATCCGGAGTTGTTTTGCAATGCCATGGTTGCCTTGACGAATGAGGAAAATCTGTCCTCTTCGTTAGTTTCATCTCTCCGTCTATTCTGGGAAACCGTGGGAGGTCGTGTGATTGAGATGGACTCCGTTTCCCATGACCGGGCCGTGGCCAGGATTTCCCATATGCCTCATGCTCTGGCGTCTGTTTGTGCCAGGGGCTCCGGGAAGGATTGTACGGATATGCTTGATTCTCTGAAAGCTCTGGCGGCAGGGGGGTTTCGTGATACGACGCGCGTTTCGATGGGCAAACCTTCCATGTGGGCGGAAATTCTTATGGAAAACGGGGAGGAAGTCCTGGCCGCTTTGGATATATGTGCCGCGGAATTGGATTGCTTGAGGAATTTGTTGCGGAAAGGGAACAGGGATGCCCTCAAACTCTGGCTTCAGGGGGCCGGTGATATGCGACGGACAATTATGCATCCGTCGCCAGATGAAAGCGGGCTGGAATGA
- a CDS encoding family 10 glycosylhydrolase, which translates to MTDGHSPAYRVHLSQLHSSMKIRSISGKIYGTALSLLLAATPLLAWQPSRENVPPPRQEFRAAWVATVHNLDWPSRSGLSASAQQAELIRILNTCAQLRLNAVFLQIRPNSDALYRSSLEPWSQWLSGPGVNPGYDPLAFATAQAHIRGLELHAWINPFRAKANKNHSVGRGHISLSHPEIIKPAGSVLMLDPGISRSRSHVLSVVEDIVKRYDIDGIHLDDYFYPYPPAVLRDGKSSSQRRDYIDSFVSDMYDMVKSAKPWVRVGISPFGIWRPGNPSGIEAGVDAYENLACDARKWLRKGWVDYLAPQLYWRCEPAKQSFPALMQWWAAQNPSRPVWPGIATARIKSSEDPGRPASEIARQIQYSRSLARTAPGQCFWSIRSILQNKDGIQKHIRALYPDAAIPPAMPWSGSAEPGQPNLSATGNSSVTSLTWTPSGRPARKWAIQARYGSQWRTLCLLPGNQTKLTLPNSFIGNAASLAVRGISPYGVPGPAASVMR; encoded by the coding sequence ATGACTGATGGACATTCTCCCGCCTATCGGGTACATCTGTCGCAGTTGCATTCATCCATGAAAATCCGCTCAATATCCGGCAAAATATACGGAACGGCCTTGAGCCTGCTGCTGGCCGCCACCCCTCTTCTTGCATGGCAGCCTTCCCGGGAAAACGTACCTCCCCCCAGGCAGGAGTTCCGGGCTGCATGGGTAGCCACCGTCCACAATCTTGACTGGCCTTCCCGGTCTGGCCTTTCCGCTTCAGCCCAACAGGCAGAACTCATCCGCATTCTGAACACCTGCGCCCAGTTGAGGCTCAACGCCGTTTTCCTGCAAATACGCCCAAACTCCGATGCCCTCTACCGCTCCTCGCTGGAGCCCTGGAGCCAATGGCTCTCCGGCCCGGGAGTTAATCCGGGGTACGATCCCCTCGCCTTTGCAACAGCCCAGGCCCATATTCGCGGGCTGGAACTCCACGCATGGATCAACCCATTCCGGGCCAAAGCCAACAAAAACCACAGCGTAGGCAGAGGCCACATCTCCCTTTCCCACCCGGAAATCATCAAGCCCGCCGGCAGCGTCCTGATGCTGGATCCGGGTATCTCCCGCTCGCGAAGCCATGTCTTGAGTGTCGTCGAGGACATTGTGAAACGGTATGACATCGACGGAATCCATCTGGACGACTACTTCTACCCCTATCCTCCCGCCGTCCTCCGCGACGGCAAGAGCAGCTCCCAGCGCCGTGACTACATTGATTCCTTCGTTTCCGACATGTATGACATGGTCAAATCGGCCAAACCTTGGGTACGCGTCGGTATCAGTCCGTTCGGCATTTGGAGACCCGGTAATCCGAGCGGTATCGAAGCCGGAGTCGATGCCTATGAAAACCTTGCCTGCGACGCCAGAAAATGGCTTCGCAAGGGATGGGTGGACTACCTGGCACCACAGCTTTACTGGAGGTGTGAACCGGCCAAGCAGAGTTTTCCTGCCTTGATGCAATGGTGGGCTGCCCAGAACCCGTCCCGCCCCGTTTGGCCCGGCATCGCCACAGCCCGTATTAAGAGCTCTGAAGATCCAGGAAGACCGGCTTCCGAAATTGCCAGACAGATTCAATACTCCCGCTCCCTGGCGCGTACGGCCCCCGGTCAATGCTTCTGGAGCATACGTTCCATCCTTCAGAACAAAGACGGCATCCAGAAACATATTCGGGCTCTTTATCCTGATGCAGCAATCCCTCCTGCCATGCCTTGGTCGGGATCCGCAGAACCGGGACAGCCCAATCTCAGTGCCACGGGCAACTCCTCCGTTACATCGCTCACATGGACACCCAGCGGTCGTCCCGCGCGAAAATGGGCCATTCAGGCCCGCTACGGTTCCCAGTGGCGCACGTTATGCCTCCTGCCGGGCAATCAAACAAAGCTGACACTACCCAATTCCTTCATCGGCAATGCCGCTTCACTAGCCGTCAGGGGGATATCTCCCTACGGAGTTCCCGGCCCGGCGGCATCCGTCATGAGGTAA
- a CDS encoding MlaD family protein → MSKKTRTETWVGLFLLIGIILVTVAVLSVGNFKTSSDTTYPISIMYKDAAGLIKGSQLRLGGAFVGEVVSPPELTETGNRVIVHVRINKAVRIQVGSDFRIDMQNLLGDKYIDIVPPEEPTNQYLPPGSLIMGQTESDLNKIKNNAVQASQDVVNLLRKLDENFDNIERAINDISYAAKSLAETTRKINEGILSTENVSYVNGILRNTDETTRKMPEMIDEARNSLVALNDTMTDVRDVTKSIGEKLNLLDPAFRDAAPTMAAVRQTANNVSTITQDIRKGRGTVGTLMYDKSFKEQIEQFIRNLRDYGILRYRNPDEPPPSTDPRTGYSGSRR, encoded by the coding sequence ATGAGTAAAAAAACCAGAACGGAAACATGGGTGGGGCTGTTCCTGCTGATCGGGATTATCCTGGTGACGGTTGCCGTCCTCTCCGTCGGCAATTTCAAAACATCTTCGGATACCACATATCCTATCAGTATCATGTACAAGGATGCCGCCGGATTGATCAAGGGCTCCCAGCTTCGACTGGGGGGGGCTTTTGTCGGAGAGGTTGTGTCTCCCCCGGAATTGACGGAAACCGGCAACAGGGTCATCGTTCACGTCAGAATCAACAAAGCCGTCAGGATCCAGGTCGGTTCGGATTTTCGCATCGACATGCAGAACCTCCTTGGAGACAAATACATCGACATTGTTCCTCCCGAAGAACCGACTAATCAGTACCTGCCTCCAGGTTCCCTCATTATGGGACAGACGGAAAGCGATCTGAACAAGATCAAGAACAATGCCGTCCAGGCCAGTCAGGATGTGGTAAACCTGTTGCGCAAGCTGGACGAAAACTTCGACAATATCGAACGGGCGATCAACGATATTTCCTATGCGGCCAAAAGCCTGGCAGAAACAACCCGGAAAATCAACGAAGGGATCTTATCTACGGAAAACGTTTCCTATGTAAACGGAATCCTTAGAAATACCGACGAAACGACCCGGAAGATGCCGGAGATGATCGACGAAGCCCGCAACTCTCTGGTGGCGCTGAACGATACCATGACCGATGTGCGAGACGTAACTAAATCGATTGGAGAGAAACTCAATCTTCTGGATCCGGCTTTCCGGGATGCGGCTCCGACCATGGCTGCTGTCCGCCAGACAGCCAACAACGTTTCGACAATAACACAGGATATCCGCAAGGGTAGGGGAACCGTCGGAACGCTCATGTATGACAAGTCCTTCAAGGAACAGATCGAACAGTTTATCCGTAATCTTCGCGATTATGGCATTCTGCGGTACAGGAATCCCGATGAACCTCCGCCTTCGACCGATCCGCGAACAGGTTATTCCGGAAGTCGCCGTTGA
- a CDS encoding ATP-binding cassette domain-containing protein gives MQTPYIEVDGITQSFGSQRVLDGVSFEVKRGELLALIGGSGAGKSVILKHLVGLLDPKSGTVMIDGKRMSNVPEADKAPLRSRIGFMFQQGALFDSMSVFENVAFPLIEQGIKDENEIRSRVEAALASVELDGHGDKMPANLSGGMIKRVAVARAMVSSPECLLYDEPTAGLDPVVSDNVSFMIRRICIRENITTLIVTHDMSSVIHIADRVIFLDRGKVRWTGTPLELVKTEDPLLMNFVRGSSGEDWKTLQGEPRPNFQEKLINEAIRERYHI, from the coding sequence ATGCAAACACCCTACATTGAAGTTGACGGCATTACCCAGTCTTTTGGATCCCAGCGTGTGCTGGACGGAGTCAGTTTTGAGGTGAAACGCGGAGAACTTTTGGCGCTCATAGGCGGTTCCGGGGCGGGCAAAAGCGTCATCCTCAAACATCTTGTCGGATTGCTGGATCCCAAGTCGGGAACCGTCATGATTGATGGCAAGCGCATGAGCAATGTTCCCGAGGCGGACAAGGCACCTCTGCGTTCCAGGATCGGCTTTATGTTCCAGCAGGGGGCTTTGTTCGATTCCATGAGTGTTTTCGAGAACGTTGCTTTCCCGTTGATCGAGCAAGGTATTAAAGACGAAAACGAGATACGCTCCAGAGTGGAGGCCGCCCTGGCTTCCGTGGAACTGGACGGGCATGGTGACAAAATGCCGGCCAACCTTTCCGGGGGCATGATCAAGCGTGTAGCTGTCGCCCGGGCCATGGTGTCGTCCCCCGAGTGCCTGCTGTATGATGAACCGACGGCCGGATTGGATCCGGTCGTATCCGACAATGTCAGTTTCATGATCCGCCGCATCTGCATTCGGGAAAACATTACGACGCTGATCGTTACGCATGACATGAGCAGCGTTATTCATATCGCCGACCGGGTGATCTTTCTGGACCGGGGTAAAGTCCGCTGGACAGGTACGCCGCTGGAATTGGTGAAGACGGAAGACCCTCTTTTGATGAATTTCGTCCGCGGCTCGTCGGGCGAGGACTGGAAAACCCTGCAGGGGGAACCCAGACCGAATTTTCAGGAAAAACTGATTAACGAAGCAATTCGAGAACGTTATCACATTTGA
- a CDS encoding tRNA-dihydrouridine synthase, with amino-acid sequence MLLALAPMKDITDLAFLRVLTSLGTLPDYFITEYFRSSPHHSKPDPKILRSIDENPTGCPIYAQFVGSDRDSLVRDARLLMEHPVAGVDLNMGCPAHLVCHKNAGGGLLRKLRTMDTILGGLRDALPEGAFTVKCRLGWEDPQEFSAILGIIAKHCPDRLAIHGRTVREGYRSPVHPEWIAHAVEVMPCPVIANGNIVDPATASVWMEQCRPAGFMIGRAAIRNPWIFDQLRASFCGKPVPALIRRDLYRYALLLSEETAATQDRFDEKKHVNSLKKFMVYMTCGLPDAFGYAIRRVATQQEFQATCAEFLDNKLPVDIRPPEHSPLFAHHEDLLSAGRERDPNVSCPREKGSPWGGVSS; translated from the coding sequence ATGCTTCTCGCCCTGGCTCCCATGAAAGACATCACGGACCTGGCTTTCCTCCGTGTCCTGACCTCCCTCGGAACCCTGCCCGACTATTTCATCACGGAATATTTCAGATCCAGCCCTCATCACAGTAAGCCCGATCCTAAAATTTTGAGATCTATCGACGAGAACCCGACCGGATGTCCTATCTACGCCCAATTCGTCGGCAGTGACCGCGACTCCCTGGTGCGGGATGCACGCCTGCTCATGGAGCATCCCGTTGCCGGAGTCGATCTCAACATGGGATGCCCGGCCCATCTCGTCTGCCACAAAAACGCCGGCGGAGGCCTCTTGCGAAAGTTACGCACGATGGATACCATCCTCGGAGGCCTGAGAGATGCTCTGCCTGAAGGTGCCTTCACCGTCAAATGCAGGCTTGGATGGGAAGATCCACAGGAATTTTCCGCTATTTTGGGCATCATCGCCAAACACTGTCCAGACCGGCTCGCCATCCATGGGAGAACCGTCCGGGAAGGATACAGAAGTCCCGTTCATCCGGAATGGATCGCCCATGCCGTAGAAGTCATGCCCTGCCCCGTCATTGCCAACGGCAACATCGTGGATCCGGCAACAGCTTCCGTCTGGATGGAACAATGCCGCCCCGCCGGATTCATGATCGGACGGGCAGCCATCCGCAATCCCTGGATCTTCGATCAATTACGCGCAAGTTTCTGCGGCAAGCCCGTCCCTGCTCTCATCCGGCGAGACCTTTACCGCTACGCCCTTCTCCTATCGGAGGAAACTGCTGCCACGCAGGATCGCTTCGATGAAAAAAAACACGTCAACTCGTTGAAGAAATTCATGGTCTACATGACCTGCGGCTTGCCGGATGCCTTTGGATATGCCATCCGCAGAGTGGCAACACAGCAGGAATTCCAAGCTACATGCGCCGAATTTCTTGACAATAAACTGCCTGTCGACATTCGTCCTCCGGAACATTCACCTCTTTTTGCCCACCATGAAGACCTTCTTTCCGCCGGGCGAGAAAGGGACCCTAATGTTTCTTGCCCTCGGGAGAAGGGTTCCCCATGGGGCGGCGTGTCATCATAA
- the gluQRS gene encoding tRNA glutamyl-Q(34) synthetase GluQRS, with amino-acid sequence MDFKLPRTRFAPSPSGLLHLGHVLAAWKARTLADELGGECLLRMEDIDTVRCRTDWADGIMEDLGWLGIRFDGEVVFQSSRMSLYAAALERLKYLGVVYPCFCTRREIAEELARSGGAPQGEAVDSYPGTCRDLPSDLRDELIASGAAHAWRLDCARAAALTGDLAWVDLRFGRQVCHPCMLGDVVLARKDCLTSYHLAVVTDDAEQGISHVTRGEDLLPCTGIHRVLQELLGLPVPVWEHHRLVCDDRGVRLAKRNGSLAIRTLREQGLSPREIMQMIC; translated from the coding sequence ATGGATTTCAAATTGCCCAGAACGCGTTTTGCTCCCAGTCCGAGCGGATTGCTCCATTTGGGTCATGTACTGGCGGCCTGGAAAGCCCGAACCCTTGCCGACGAACTGGGCGGGGAATGTCTGCTGCGGATGGAGGATATCGACACGGTCCGGTGCCGGACGGACTGGGCGGACGGCATCATGGAAGACTTGGGCTGGCTCGGAATTCGCTTTGACGGAGAGGTTGTTTTCCAATCCAGTCGCATGTCTTTGTATGCGGCTGCTTTGGAACGATTGAAATACCTTGGGGTCGTTTACCCATGTTTTTGCACGCGGCGCGAAATTGCAGAGGAACTCGCCCGTTCCGGAGGTGCTCCCCAGGGAGAAGCGGTGGATTCCTATCCCGGTACCTGCCGTGATCTACCATCTGATCTCCGGGATGAGCTGATCGCTTCCGGAGCCGCTCATGCATGGAGGCTGGATTGCGCGCGGGCAGCCGCGTTGACGGGCGACCTTGCCTGGGTGGATCTGCGTTTTGGCCGCCAAGTGTGCCATCCCTGCATGTTGGGAGATGTAGTTCTCGCCCGCAAGGATTGTCTGACCAGTTATCATCTGGCCGTTGTGACGGACGATGCGGAACAGGGCATTTCCCATGTGACCAGGGGTGAGGATCTTCTGCCTTGTACAGGCATACACCGCGTTCTTCAGGAACTCCTCGGCCTGCCTGTTCCCGTTTGGGAACACCATAGATTGGTTTGCGATGACCGGGGAGTCAGACTGGCCAAAAGAAATGGGAGCCTGGCTATACGTACACTACGGGAACAGGGCCTCTCTCCCAGAGAAATCATGCAGATGATTTGTTAG
- a CDS encoding threonine/serine exporter family protein, with protein MIPDFALSILADGFFAAVAAIGFSVISNPPRKAIPICALLAAVGHGLRFFLIENTSMGIVVSTCIASFIIGLLSIFFAKRVYCPAEVFAFPSLLPMIPGMYAYKTVLFLMQFFQTENEKVLLDTLIGVFANGLKTVFILFALVVGIALSLYKEQTLMMTRRPMGNPSPEGKKH; from the coding sequence ATGATACCGGATTTTGCACTGTCGATTTTGGCTGACGGATTTTTTGCTGCTGTGGCGGCTATAGGTTTTTCGGTGATTTCGAATCCTCCCCGGAAGGCGATCCCGATCTGTGCCCTGCTGGCTGCCGTAGGACACGGTCTGCGTTTTTTCCTGATTGAGAATACGTCGATGGGGATTGTTGTATCCACCTGTATCGCATCGTTTATCATCGGACTACTGAGTATTTTCTTCGCCAAGCGGGTATATTGCCCGGCAGAGGTATTTGCCTTCCCCTCTTTGCTTCCGATGATTCCGGGGATGTATGCGTATAAGACGGTGTTGTTTTTAATGCAGTTTTTCCAGACGGAGAATGAAAAAGTGCTTCTCGATACCTTGATCGGAGTTTTTGCCAACGGGTTGAAAACGGTATTTATTCTCTTTGCCCTGGTTGTGGGTATTGCCCTGTCTCTGTATAAGGAGCAGACGCTTATGATGACACGCCGCCCCATGGGGAACCCTTCTCCCGAGGGCAAGAAACATTAG
- a CDS encoding ABC transporter permease codes for MHFRLPATLGRMAFNVLDLFGSMGVLFFGFLRSCLYGKFRYRVLVDQIMRIGVGSQPVVLLTGVFTGAVLEAQTLFQLQTVKMETMGGAVVAVGMFRELGPVITGLMLAGRVGSAMAAEIGTMQVTEQVDALRTMNVDPVDYLVKPRIQAMLISTPILMLEAVLMGVLAAYVIGVVSFNVNEAYWLHFMQKFVAIGDLVCSVVKALVFAMLIGIISCREGMATVDGAVGVGRSTMRAMVYSAVSLLVANFLLTMVLNQIFPMGFMR; via the coding sequence ATGCATTTTCGCTTGCCGGCGACTCTGGGACGAATGGCCTTCAATGTATTGGATCTTTTTGGATCCATGGGCGTCCTGTTTTTCGGTTTCCTGCGGAGTTGTTTGTATGGGAAGTTCCGCTACCGGGTGCTTGTCGATCAAATCATGAGGATCGGTGTCGGTTCTCAGCCTGTTGTCCTGCTGACGGGAGTTTTTACCGGGGCTGTGCTGGAGGCCCAGACTCTTTTCCAGCTTCAGACGGTGAAAATGGAGACGATGGGGGGGGCGGTCGTAGCCGTGGGTATGTTCCGTGAGCTGGGTCCCGTCATTACGGGGTTGATGCTGGCGGGACGTGTCGGATCTGCCATGGCTGCTGAAATTGGCACCATGCAGGTGACGGAACAAGTGGATGCTCTGAGGACGATGAATGTCGATCCTGTGGACTACCTCGTCAAACCACGCATCCAGGCGATGTTGATTTCCACGCCGATTTTGATGCTGGAGGCTGTTCTGATGGGGGTTCTTGCTGCGTATGTGATCGGCGTTGTGTCTTTCAACGTCAACGAGGCCTACTGGCTCCACTTTATGCAGAAGTTTGTCGCAATCGGAGACTTGGTTTGTTCGGTTGTCAAGGCTCTTGTTTTTGCTATGTTGATCGGGATTATTTCCTGCCGGGAAGGAATGGCTACTGTAGACGGTGCCGTAGGTGTCGGGCGTTCGACAATGCGCGCCATGGTATATTCCGCCGTTTCCCTGCTGGTTGCCAATTTCCTGCTGACAATGGTGCTGAACCAGATTTTCCCGATGGGGTTCATGCGTTAA
- a CDS encoding DUF456 family protein: MDIILQYSLQTALTLLVLILVGMGLAGCVIPVVPGHPMIFLGCMTASFISSSPEYSPGWVTWGALALLCIIGMLGDNICTYWGAKRFGSTKAGLWGSLIGLLIGGFFSQWASSSALSWGPLFLRSGFKNGKYGKVFPPG; the protein is encoded by the coding sequence ATGGATATCATTTTACAGTATTCCCTTCAAACGGCATTGACGTTGCTTGTCCTGATCCTTGTCGGAATGGGACTCGCTGGTTGTGTCATCCCCGTCGTGCCGGGCCACCCGATGATATTCCTGGGCTGCATGACCGCCTCCTTCATCTCTTCCTCTCCGGAATATTCCCCCGGATGGGTAACGTGGGGGGCTCTTGCCCTACTCTGCATCATCGGCATGCTGGGAGATAACATTTGCACCTATTGGGGAGCCAAACGCTTCGGCAGCACTAAGGCCGGTCTCTGGGGAAGCCTGATCGGACTTCTCATCGGAGGTTTTTTTTCCCAATGGGCATCCTCATCGGCCCTTTCCTGGGGGCCGTTATTTTTGAGGTCGGGTTTCAAAAACGGGAAATACGGGAAAGTCTTTCCTCCGGGATAG
- a CDS encoding phage holin family protein, producing MMNIFSRLYDFVPLVTGLFGRGNSRNEGEGMSRSLSMILSAGLDHAHSLFSLFLLELGEAAERLRGKAICLAAGVFLLFFTYIFFCITATVLLNIWLHSLLLACTIMFALHLIGVVVAFVLASRIKVGPVAPETLQELQSDYECLQIAIKESRNS from the coding sequence ATGATGAATATCTTTTCCAGATTGTACGATTTCGTTCCCTTGGTTACCGGCTTGTTCGGAAGGGGGAACAGTCGAAATGAGGGAGAAGGAATGAGCCGTTCCCTGTCGATGATCCTGTCGGCAGGACTGGACCATGCTCATTCGCTTTTTTCCCTGTTCCTTCTGGAATTGGGAGAAGCGGCCGAGAGGTTGCGCGGTAAGGCAATCTGCCTGGCGGCGGGCGTATTCCTGCTCTTCTTCACCTACATTTTTTTCTGTATAACGGCAACGGTTCTGCTGAATATTTGGCTGCATAGCCTTCTGTTGGCTTGTACTATTATGTTCGCCCTGCACTTGATCGGCGTGGTTGTTGCCTTTGTGCTGGCCTCCCGCATCAAAGTCGGTCCGGTGGCGCCGGAAACGCTTCAAGAGCTTCAATCCGATTACGAATGTCTGCAAATTGCCATCAAAGAAAGCAGGAACTCCTGA